TTTCATGCGGCGGAGTCTAGCAGAGGGATTGGGAAGGGGATGTGCTCTTCATCCAACCCGCTTCGGTGAGAACGATCGTCGACGCTTCGCATACCGTCTCCCGTCGGCGGTCATGGTGCCACTCTTCGCATCGTCCGCCCTCGAGCCGTCACTCGGCTGAAGGGCGACGAATTCAGACAATTCGAGGGTGGCACCGGTGTCGTCGAAGCGGTTTCGCGTCTCTCACGGGTAGGTCAGTCGATGCGGTAGTTCGGTGCTTCCTTCGTCACGACAACGTCGTGAGCATGGCTCTCTTTGAGACCCGCTCCGGTAACGCGGATGAAACGAGCCTTGGTATGGAGATCCTCGATCTTCGAGCAGCCGGAAAGTCCCATCCCGGCGCGGAGGCCGCCAACCAGCTGGGTCAGCTGATCGGCCAGCGGCCCCTTGAACGGAACCATTCCTTCGATACCCTCGGGCACGAGCTTGGCGAGGTCCCCGCCGCTCTGCTGGAAGTACCGATCTCCAGAGCCCTCGACCTCCTTCATCGCTCCGATCGAACCCATCCCCCGATAGGCCTTGAAGGTGCGGCCCTGGTAGAGGATCTGCTCTCCAGGCGACTCCTCGACGCCGGCGAAAAGAGAACCGATCATCACGACGTCCGCTCCCGCGGCCAACGCCTTGGCGATGTCTCCTGAGTACCGGATGCCCCCATCCGCGATGACAGGTATGCCCTGCTCCCTGGCCGCCTTCGCGCACTCCATCACCGCCGTGATCTGCGGCATGCCGGCACCGGTCACCACCCGCGTGGTACAGATGGAGCCCGGTCCGATACCGACCTTGATGGCGTCGACTCCGAGATCTATGAGGTCCCGTGCCGCCCCATCGGTGGCGATATTGCCCACGATCAACGGCGTATCCGGAAAATCTTTCTTGATCTTCTTCGTTGCCTCCATGACGCCCCGCGAATGAGCATGGGAGCTGTCGAGGCAGAGCACATCGACGTGGCGCTCGATCAGTGCCGCGCACCGCTCGGCAAGATCGCCGGTGACGCCGACGCCAGCCGCCACTCTCAACCTCCCGAGAACGTCCTTGCAGGCGTTCGGGTAGTCGTGAGCCTTCTTGATGTCCTTGACCGTGATCAGGCCCTTGAGGTTGCCCTCCTCGTCGACGACCAGGAGTTTTTCGATCCGATTCTGATGCAACAGGACCTTCGCCTCGTCAAGAGTCGTTCCGACCGGCGCAGTGACGAGGTTATCCTTGGTCATGAAGTCCGCGATCGGACGGTCGAATTCCGTGCAGAACCTCAGGTCGCGATTGGTCAAAATGCCCTTGAGCTGGCCGTGGCTGTCGATCACTGGTAGGCCCGAGATTTTGTAGCGAGCCATCACGTCCAACGCTTCGCTGACGGATTGCTCGGGGTGGACCGTCACCGGGTCCACGATCATGCCCGATTCGGACCGCTTGACGCGATCGATTTCTTCCGCCTGGCGCTCGATCGACATGTTCTTGTGAACCACGCCGAGACCACCATGCTGGGCCATTGCGATCGCCATGTTGGCTTCGGTCACCGTGTCCATGGCGGCCGAGATGATCGGCAGATTGA
Above is a window of Acidobacteriota bacterium DNA encoding:
- the guaB gene encoding IMP dehydrogenase encodes the protein MDDKIPVGLTFDDVILVPWRSEVHPNAVDVSTRLTGTGIGLNLPIISAAMDTVTEANMAIAMAQHGGLGVVHKNMSIERQAEEIDRVKRSESGMIVDPVTVHPEQSVSEALDVMARYKISGLPVIDSHGQLKGILTNRDLRFCTEFDRPIADFMTKDNLVTAPVGTTLDEAKVLLHQNRIEKLLVVDEEGNLKGLITVKDIKKAHDYPNACKDVLGRLRVAAGVGVTGDLAERCAALIERHVDVLCLDSSHAHSRGVMEATKKIKKDFPDTPLIVGNIATDGAARDLIDLGVDAIKVGIGPGSICTTRVVTGAGMPQITAVMECAKAAREQGIPVIADGGIRYSGDIAKALAAGADVVMIGSLFAGVEESPGEQILYQGRTFKAYRGMGSIGAMKEVEGSGDRYFQQSGGDLAKLVPEGIEGMVPFKGPLADQLTQLVGGLRAGMGLSGCSKIEDLHTKARFIRVTGAGLKESHAHDVVVTKEAPNYRID